GGGGAACGATTTGCGCGCAACCGGCAAAATCGGCACGTACTTCGCATTGGTGGATGGCAGGGACCTTGTTTTAAGGTTTCCAAGACAGGAACCGAGGAGAACGAAAATGAAGAAGAAGTTACTAGTGGCGGCCTGTGCACTGCTCGCGTTCGGCGCGCTCGGTGTAGGCAGCAACGAAGCCGCAGCTCAATGCGGCTACGGTGGTGGTTATGGCGGCGGGTTCGGTGGTGGATACGGCTATTCAGCACCGCGGCGGTCGTCGTTTAGTATCGGCATCGGCTATAGCAGTGGCTATCGAGGCTCAAGCTACTACCATGGTGGTGGCGGCTATGGGCGCGGCCGAGGTCACTACGACTACCATCCGACAACTGTCATCCGCCATCGGAATCACTACCACGTGAATCCGGGGCACTACCACTTCCATCGTGGTCGCCACTTCTAAGCCCCAGGCGCCCAGAACCCACCAGCTCGGCTTTTCCAAAAAGCCGGGCTTTTTTCATGCGCCGCGCGTACACCGGAGCAGAATCCGGGTACATCGCACTCGGAATGCAGACGGACTATTCATTTGACGGTCCCCTGGGACAGCCTTATCTTCACACAATCGGCACGGTCAATCGGACGGGCCACGACCATTATTGTCGATGTGCAGATGACAAAGTCTGTCTTTCCCAAAACGATAGCAAATAGAAATCGGAATAATGCTCGGAGAGCTAAACCCTTGCGGCGGCGGCGATGTCATTGGGCTGACGGAAGAACGAATGGTGGTCGGCCGTCGTTCTAATTGCGACATTACTCTGCGGTTTAACAACGTATCTAACCAGCACTGTGAGCTGGAATTTCGCAGTGGCTACTGGTTCGCCAAAGACCTGGGCAGCAGCAACGGCACTCAGGTGAACGGCATTGAACTGGATATCGAACCCAAGTGCGTTTTGCCGGGTGACGAAATTATGTTTGCCACTCACGCCTAT
This DNA window, taken from Fuerstiella marisgermanici, encodes the following:
- a CDS encoding FHA domain-containing protein, which translates into the protein MLGELNPCGGGDVIGLTEERMVVGRRSNCDITLRFNNVSNQHCELEFRSGYWFAKDLGSSNGTQVNGIELDIEPKCVLPGDEIMFATHAYHINYSVDADAKLPEEENPLEMSLMEKAGLQSRRRDTNLNEPARQSSSRSKRRSSPRDEFLIAWFPEE